The genomic stretch CCGCTGTCCTCGTCCTGCGCGGTGTAGTACAGGACGTAGCGGTTGCCGACCCGCGCCACCTCCGGCGCCCAGGTCCGCCCGCCCTGCGCCCACGTCCCCAGCACCGGCATCGCGTCCCCCACGAACTCCCAGCGCACGAGGTCGCGGCTCACCGCGTGCGGCACGTTCGCGTTCGCGCTGTTCGTCGCGTAGGCGTGATAGGTGTTCCCCACCTTGAGGATGAAGGGGTCGGGGAAGTTCTCGTCGATCACCGGGTTGCGGAAGGTGGTGGGCGCGGCGGGCCGGGTGACCGCGGGGCCGCTGCCGCCCGCCAGCATTCCCGGGGGGGCGAGCAGCGCGCCGAGCGTGAGGGCCAGGGCGCGGCTCATTCCTTCAGCCCGGTTGTGGACAGGCCCGAGATCAGGTAGCGCTGCGCGAGCAGGTACGCGATCAGCACCGGCACGCTGGCGATGGCGGTGGAGGCCATCAGCTTGCCGTACTCGGTCACGTAGCGCTGCGAGAAGGTGTTCACGCCGACCGGCAGCGTGAGCTTGTCGATGTCGGTCACCACGAAGGTCGGCCAGATGAAGTTGTTCCACGAACCCATGAAGGCGAACACGGCCAGCGTGACGAGCGCGGGGATGCTCAGCGGCAGGATCACGTGCCACAGCACCTGCAGCGAGTTTGCCCCGTCAAGCCGCGCGGCCTCCTCCAGCTCCTTGGGCAGGGCCATGAAGAACTGCCGCAGCAGGAACACTCCGAAGGCCCCCGCCAGTCCCGGCCAGATCAGCGAGTGAAACGAGTTGATCCAGTTGAACTTCAGCATCATCAGGTACGTCGGGATCAGGCTGACGACCCAGGGGATCATCATCGAGCCCAGGATGATCCAGAAGATCGTGTCGCGCCCCTTGAAGCGCATGCGGGCGAGGGGATAGGCGGTCAGGGCGCACAGGGCGACGTGCAGCACCGTGAAGACGCTCGCCACGAAAAAGGAGTTCCACATCCAGCGCAGGATGTTGCCGTCCGGCGAGGTGAACACCTCGCGGTAGTTGTCCAGGGTGGGCCGCAGCGGGACCCACTGGGTCGGCGTGGCGATCACGTCCGTCTCGGCCTTGAGGGACGTGGCGACCATCCAGTACATCGGCGCCAGGAAGATCACGGCGAGCAGGCACAGCAGCAGGAAGCGCGGAATGTCGCGCGGACCCCGGCGGCGGGGCCCACTCTCGCGCGTGGTGGTGACGGCCGGCAGGTCACGGGCGGGTGCGGCCATCTCAGCTCCCCTCTCTGGCGTCGCGCGCCATGATGCGGAATTGCAGGAACGTGAAGATCAGCATGACCAGCCCGAACATGAACGCCATCGCCGAGGCGCTGGAGAACTGGTTGTTGGTAAACGCCTCCTCGGTGATGTACTGAATCGCGCTCTGGGTGGTGCGGTTGGGCCCGCCAGCCGTGATCACCAGCGTCTGGCCGAAGAGCTGGAAGCTCGCCAGCACCGTGGTCACGAAGACGAACAGCGTGACGGGGCCCAGCAGCGGCCAGGTGATGAACCGGAATTTGGGCCAGGCGGTCGCGCCGTCGATCTCGGCGGCCTCGTACAGGCTCTGCGAGATGTTGCCCAGCGCGGCGAGGTACAAGGTCATGTTGAAGCCGATGGTCCACCACAGGGTGCCGACGATAATCGGAATCCAGGCGAGGCCCTCGGTGGACAGGAAGGGCAGCGGCTGCAGGTGGAAGATGTCGGTGCGGACGGCGTTGACCAGGCCGATCTGGTTGTCGAACATCCACCGCCACAGAATGCCCATCACCGAGACGGTCAGCACCCCCGGCAGGAAGAACACCGCCCGGAAAAAGGCCCGCCCGAAAATCGGCCGGTACAGCAGCAGCGCGAGGCCCAGTGCCGTGGCGACGAGCAGCGGCACGCTGACGATCGTGAAAAAGGCCGTGTTCCTCATCGAGTTCCAGAAGAACTGGGCCTGCGGAGTGCTGAAGTCGAAGAGGTTGCGGTAGTACTCCAGGCCGACGAAGGGCCGCGTCTCGGCGAGCAGGTCCCAGCGGTGCATGCTCACGTAGAAGCCGTACCCCACCGGGTAGACCACGAAGACGAAAAACAGCAGCGCGAAGGGCAGCAGGTACAGGTACGGCACCAGGCCGCTGCTCTCGCCGCCGCGTCTGCGGCGGGGCGGAACATTCTCGCGCGGCAGGCTGAGGCTCATGGGCGGCCTCCCGCGGCGCCCGCAGGCGGGCAAGGCAGGCGCGAGTACCGGGGGGCGCGGCACTCGCGGGGGGCGTGCTGGAAGGTGTGTGAGGTCATCAGGCACCTCTTCTTTCCGGGAGCGGGAGGCCGGGGAAGCGCAAGGCGCCGGTCACGGCCTCCACTTTGGACATCTGAGCTTGTCCTGGGCTGCGCGCGTGACCGGCGTGCTGGGTGAATTCAGGCCGTCAGAAGCTTTACTGGAAGGACTTGCGGGCCTGCTGGATCTGCTTGTTCGACTCGCTCACCCCGGCGTCCAGGGCGGCCTTCACGCTCTGCTTGCCGCTGTAGGCGTTCGCCCAGGCGTTGTCGAAGGGGCCCAGCACCTGGCCGCTCCAGGGAAAGCCGCTCGTGGCGTAGATGGAGCCCAGCTTGGGGAAGATGCCCGCGATGGGACGGCCCGCGAACTTGGGGTTGCTCGCCACGGCGGGCATGGTGGGCAGGCTGCCCGCCTCCGTCCAGGTCAGATTCTGGGCCGGGAGCGTCATCCAGTTGATGAACTCCAGCGCGGCGCGGCGCTTGTTGGCGTCGTACCCGGCGCGCTGCTTGGGCAGGGTGAGGTGGCTGCTGCCACCCCACGCGGCGTCCTTTTGCGAGCCGACGCGCGGCACAAAGGCCACGCCGAAGTTCATCTTCTGCTGCTCGAAGCGGTCGGTGTACCACTGCCCGCTGGGGAAGAAGCAGACCTTGCCCTGGCTGAAGGCCGCGAGTTCCGCCTCCTCGGTGGAGTTGGGGCGCGCGACGCCGTGCTTCTGCACCAGGTCGACCAGGAACTGCACCGCCTCGACCGCCTGCGGGGTGTTGAAGTTGGCGTTCAGGTTCTTGTCGACGAGCGAGCCGCCGTTTTGCAGGATCGCGGCGTAGGCCATGCGCGACCCCACCCAGTTGTTGTACAGGCTGACGCCCCAGGTGTCGAGGTTCGCCTTGTCAAAGCCCG from Deinococcus aerius encodes the following:
- a CDS encoding carbohydrate ABC transporter permease produces the protein MAAPARDLPAVTTTRESGPRRRGPRDIPRFLLLCLLAVIFLAPMYWMVATSLKAETDVIATPTQWVPLRPTLDNYREVFTSPDGNILRWMWNSFFVASVFTVLHVALCALTAYPLARMRFKGRDTIFWIILGSMMIPWVVSLIPTYLMMLKFNWINSFHSLIWPGLAGAFGVFLLRQFFMALPKELEEAARLDGANSLQVLWHVILPLSIPALVTLAVFAFMGSWNNFIWPTFVVTDIDKLTLPVGVNTFSQRYVTEYGKLMASTAIASVPVLIAYLLAQRYLISGLSTTGLKE
- a CDS encoding carbohydrate ABC transporter permease, which gives rise to MSLSLPRENVPPRRRRGGESSGLVPYLYLLPFALLFFVFVVYPVGYGFYVSMHRWDLLAETRPFVGLEYYRNLFDFSTPQAQFFWNSMRNTAFFTIVSVPLLVATALGLALLLYRPIFGRAFFRAVFFLPGVLTVSVMGILWRWMFDNQIGLVNAVRTDIFHLQPLPFLSTEGLAWIPIIVGTLWWTIGFNMTLYLAALGNISQSLYEAAEIDGATAWPKFRFITWPLLGPVTLFVFVTTVLASFQLFGQTLVITAGGPNRTTQSAIQYITEEAFTNNQFSSASAMAFMFGLVMLIFTFLQFRIMARDAREGS
- a CDS encoding ABC transporter substrate-binding protein — encoded protein: MTHSLRRTSLLALLVLGGAGAQTYSGPKVQLTFLHGFTGADRPVMERLIAQFNSAHPNIQVRAQAQPWGTTWQQLPSLVASGRAPDVVVINEDQITQFIARGAVSPLTDAELKAAAINKARFYGPLFKTADYEGKSYGVPISSVAYVMFYNKDLMNKMGITKVPTTRAEFLKAAQQCTADKSGKKAGQAGFDKANLDTWGVSLYNNWVGSRMAYAAILQNGGSLVDKNLNANFNTPQAVEAVQFLVDLVQKHGVARPNSTEEAELAAFSQGKVCFFPSGQWYTDRFEQQKMNFGVAFVPRVGSQKDAAWGGSSHLTLPKQRAGYDANKRRAALEFINWMTLPAQNLTWTEAGSLPTMPAVASNPKFAGRPIAGIFPKLGSIYATSGFPWSGQVLGPFDNAWANAYSGKQSVKAALDAGVSESNKQIQQARKSFQ